From a region of the Colius striatus isolate bColStr4 chromosome 22, bColStr4.1.hap1, whole genome shotgun sequence genome:
- the TFEB gene encoding transcription factor EB isoform X2, whose protein sequence is MASRIGLRMELMKQQAQQEAERERVQQQMMMNYMQQQRMPVASTPAINTPVHYQSPPPVPGEVLKVQSHLENPTTYHLQKSRDKKVQAYLSETYGNKFAAHVSPVSHSPKPPPAASPGVRPGHVVSSSAGNSAPNSPMAMLNIGSNPERELPMSSSHMNVYSGDPQVTASLVGVTSSSCPAELTQKRELTDAESRALAKERQKKDNHNLIERRRRFNINDRIKELGMLIPKANDLDVRWNKGTILKASVDYIKRMQKDLQRSRDLENHSRRLEMTNKQLLLRIQELEMQARVHGLPTSSPSGVNVAELAQQVVKQEASGDEGTLEPLLPPPDPESHPVLPPPPQSPYHQLDFTHSLSFDDGSQGFPDSLEPGHSASFPSLSKKELDLMLMQDTMLPLAADPLFSAMSPEASKASSRRSSFSMEDADML, encoded by the exons ATGGCCTCCCGCATCGGGCTGCGGATGGAGCTGATGAAGCAGCAGGCGcagcaggaggctgagaggGAGCGTGTGCAGCAGCAGATGATGATGAACTACATGCAGCAGCAGCGGATGCCCGTGGCTTCCACCCCAGCCATCAACACCCCTGTCCACTACCAGTCCCCACCACCTGTGCCTGGAGAGGTCCTCAAG GTTCAGTCCCACCTGGAGAACCCCACCACGTACCACCTGCAGAAGTCAAGGGACAAGAAGGTTCAGGCTTATCTCTCTGAAACCTATGGGAACAAGTTTGCTGCCCATGTCAGCCCTGTCAGCCACTCTCCCAAACCGccccctgctgcctcccctgGCGTCCGGCCCGGCCACGTTGTGTCCTCTTCAGCAGGCAACAGTGCACCCAACAGCCCCATGGCCATGCTCAACATCGGCTCCAACCCTGAGAGGGAG CTGCCAATGTCCAGCAGTCACATGAATGTCTATAGTGGGGACCCCCAGGTGACAGCCTCTCTCGTAGgtgtcaccagcagctcctgccccgcCGAGCTCACCCAGAAGAGAGAGCTCACAG ACGCGGAGAGTCGAGCCCTGGCGAAGGAGCGCCAGAAGAAAGACAATCACAACCTGA TCGAGAGGCGGCGAAGGTTCAACATCAACGACCGCATCAaagagctggggatgctgatcCCCAAGGCCAACGACCT GGACGTGCGCTGGAACAAAGGGACAATCCTGAAGGCATCTGTGGATTACATCAAGAGGATGCAGAAGGACTTGCAGAGGTCACGAGACCTGGAGAATCACTCCCGGCGTCTGGAGATGACAaacaagcagctgctgctccgcATCCAG GAGCTGGAGATGCAGGCACGTGTCCATGGGCTGCCCACCTCCTCGCCCTCGGGTGTCAACGTGGCTGAGCTGGCTCAGCAGGTGGTCAAGCAAGAAGCCAGCGGGGACGAGGGGACGCTGGAGCCTCTGCTGCCGCCCCCAGACCCCGAATCGCACCCGGTGCTGCCTCCACCGCCCCAGTCTCCCTACCACCAGCTGGACTTTACCCACAGCCTGAGCTTCGATGACGGTTCCCAGGGCTTCCCAGACAGCCTGGAGCCTGGGCACAGTGCTTCCTTCCCATCCCTGTCCAAGAAGGAGCTGGACTTGATGCTGATGCAGGACACCATGCTCCCCCTGGCCGCCGACCCCTTGTTCTCAGCCATGTCCCCAGAGGCCTCCAAGGCCAGCAGTCGTCGCAGCAGCTTCAGCATGGAAGATGCAGACATGCTGTGA
- the TFEB gene encoding transcription factor EB isoform X1 — protein MASRIGLRMELMKQQAQQEAERERVQQQMMMNYMQQQRMPVASTPAINTPVHYQSPPPVPGEVLKVQSHLENPTTYHLQKSRDKKVQAYLSETYGNKFAAHVSPVSHSPKPPPAASPGVRPGHVVSSSAGNSAPNSPMAMLNIGSNPEREFDEVIDDIMRLDDVLGYMNPEAHMPNTLPMSSSHMNVYSGDPQVTASLVGVTSSSCPAELTQKRELTDAESRALAKERQKKDNHNLIERRRRFNINDRIKELGMLIPKANDLDVRWNKGTILKASVDYIKRMQKDLQRSRDLENHSRRLEMTNKQLLLRIQELEMQARVHGLPTSSPSGVNVAELAQQVVKQEASGDEGTLEPLLPPPDPESHPVLPPPPQSPYHQLDFTHSLSFDDGSQGFPDSLEPGHSASFPSLSKKELDLMLMQDTMLPLAADPLFSAMSPEASKASSRRSSFSMEDADML, from the exons ATGGCCTCCCGCATCGGGCTGCGGATGGAGCTGATGAAGCAGCAGGCGcagcaggaggctgagaggGAGCGTGTGCAGCAGCAGATGATGATGAACTACATGCAGCAGCAGCGGATGCCCGTGGCTTCCACCCCAGCCATCAACACCCCTGTCCACTACCAGTCCCCACCACCTGTGCCTGGAGAGGTCCTCAAG GTTCAGTCCCACCTGGAGAACCCCACCACGTACCACCTGCAGAAGTCAAGGGACAAGAAGGTTCAGGCTTATCTCTCTGAAACCTATGGGAACAAGTTTGCTGCCCATGTCAGCCCTGTCAGCCACTCTCCCAAACCGccccctgctgcctcccctgGCGTCCGGCCCGGCCACGTTGTGTCCTCTTCAGCAGGCAACAGTGCACCCAACAGCCCCATGGCCATGCTCAACATCGGCTCCAACCCTGAGAGGGAG TTTGATGAGGTCATTGATGACATCATGCGCCTGGATGATGTCTTGGGCTATATGAACCCTGAAGCCCACATGCCCAACACA CTGCCAATGTCCAGCAGTCACATGAATGTCTATAGTGGGGACCCCCAGGTGACAGCCTCTCTCGTAGgtgtcaccagcagctcctgccccgcCGAGCTCACCCAGAAGAGAGAGCTCACAG ACGCGGAGAGTCGAGCCCTGGCGAAGGAGCGCCAGAAGAAAGACAATCACAACCTGA TCGAGAGGCGGCGAAGGTTCAACATCAACGACCGCATCAaagagctggggatgctgatcCCCAAGGCCAACGACCT GGACGTGCGCTGGAACAAAGGGACAATCCTGAAGGCATCTGTGGATTACATCAAGAGGATGCAGAAGGACTTGCAGAGGTCACGAGACCTGGAGAATCACTCCCGGCGTCTGGAGATGACAaacaagcagctgctgctccgcATCCAG GAGCTGGAGATGCAGGCACGTGTCCATGGGCTGCCCACCTCCTCGCCCTCGGGTGTCAACGTGGCTGAGCTGGCTCAGCAGGTGGTCAAGCAAGAAGCCAGCGGGGACGAGGGGACGCTGGAGCCTCTGCTGCCGCCCCCAGACCCCGAATCGCACCCGGTGCTGCCTCCACCGCCCCAGTCTCCCTACCACCAGCTGGACTTTACCCACAGCCTGAGCTTCGATGACGGTTCCCAGGGCTTCCCAGACAGCCTGGAGCCTGGGCACAGTGCTTCCTTCCCATCCCTGTCCAAGAAGGAGCTGGACTTGATGCTGATGCAGGACACCATGCTCCCCCTGGCCGCCGACCCCTTGTTCTCAGCCATGTCCCCAGAGGCCTCCAAGGCCAGCAGTCGTCGCAGCAGCTTCAGCATGGAAGATGCAGACATGCTGTGA